In a genomic window of Erigeron canadensis isolate Cc75 chromosome 5, C_canadensis_v1, whole genome shotgun sequence:
- the LOC122602188 gene encoding EPIDERMAL PATTERNING FACTOR-like protein 1: MDRRMWNFMILLWHIMMMLSWVCARNMHHHLATSQGLLDQGNELKSPRVPFFKQKEGIGGKEADEEVLSRLGSRPPRCEHRCRGCAPCVPIQVPTAGGHVVTPKSYTNYEPEGWKCKCGSILFNP; this comes from the exons ATGGATAGAAGAATGTGGAATTTTATGATATTACTTTGGCATATCATGATGATGCTAAGTTGGGTATGTGCAAGAAATATGCATCATCATCTTGCAACATCACAAGGTCTACTTGACCAAG GTAATGAATTGAAATCTCCTAGAGTTCCTTTCTTCAAGCAAAAAGAG GGAATTGGTGGAAAGGAAGCAGATGAGGAAGTGCTAAGTAGACTTGGGTCAAGACCACCAAGATGTGAGCACAGGTGTAGAGGGTGCGCCCCATGTGTACCGATTCAGGTCCCTACTGCCGGTGGTCATGTAGTTACTCCTAAATCATATACCAACTATGAGCCTGAAGGCTGGAAATGCAAG